The following coding sequences are from one Epilithonimonas vandammei window:
- a CDS encoding DUF6263 family protein, protein MKKLTALALIAITLTACKKETKTITRVDPKTGKTETVTVEVSPEEAAKPKAIADSSGIYKQKFILEKGTTYPLVSYQREIQSFTSPDGKTMNGTNETTDEMSVTVNDFKDNLYDLTLNLIGKRMSSSANGKTVVIDTKQAAPKEEGLKMNYLVSKGLAGNKLNVKMDAYGNIRSVTGFESVYNNLRKAVAGTIKDKKQQDALIENFKAGFNEAMMKEQLSKNLKLFPAKGAKIGEKWTTSEDIDPSGKLKQTLTFTLLKVEDGKAEIDVKGTIPSKSDKQSKDGMTHTMSMGGSESGKIIVDENTGWLLNQNLSVKTNQKESLSDGKQTQSMTKNSTTSIIINPSYK, encoded by the coding sequence ATGAAAAAATTAACGGCGCTTGCGCTTATCGCAATAACACTAACTGCCTGTAAAAAGGAAACGAAAACCATAACAAGAGTAGATCCTAAAACAGGAAAAACTGAAACGGTGACGGTAGAAGTTTCACCAGAAGAAGCTGCAAAACCGAAAGCGATTGCCGATAGCAGCGGCATTTATAAACAAAAATTCATCTTGGAAAAAGGCACGACTTATCCATTGGTTTCTTACCAAAGAGAAATCCAGTCTTTTACATCACCGGACGGAAAAACGATGAACGGAACCAATGAAACGACAGATGAAATGTCTGTAACCGTGAATGACTTTAAGGATAATCTATACGACCTTACCCTTAACCTGATTGGGAAAAGAATGTCCAGTTCGGCTAATGGGAAAACAGTGGTGATCGACACGAAACAAGCGGCTCCAAAAGAAGAAGGCCTTAAAATGAATTATCTGGTGAGCAAAGGTCTGGCAGGAAATAAGCTGAACGTAAAAATGGATGCTTACGGAAACATTAGATCTGTGACAGGATTTGAGTCCGTATACAATAATCTGAGAAAAGCTGTTGCGGGAACAATCAAAGATAAAAAACAGCAGGACGCGCTAATTGAAAACTTCAAAGCCGGCTTTAATGAGGCGATGATGAAAGAACAACTGAGTAAAAACCTAAAGCTTTTTCCTGCAAAAGGTGCAAAAATCGGTGAAAAATGGACCACTTCTGAGGATATTGACCCGAGCGGAAAATTGAAACAAACTTTGACTTTCACTTTGTTAAAAGTTGAAGACGGAAAAGCAGAAATCGATGTAAAAGGTACAATTCCGTCAAAATCCGACAAGCAATCCAAAGACGGAATGACACATACAATGAGTATGGGCGGTTCTGAAAGCGGAAAAATAATCGTAGATGAAAATACCGGCTGGCTACTGAACCAAAATCTTTCTGTTAAAACCAATCAGAAAGAAAGTCTATCCGACGGTAAGCAAACCCAAAGTATGACCAAAAACTCTACAACTTCTATAATAATTAATCCGTCTTATAAATAA
- the rlmB gene encoding 23S rRNA (guanosine(2251)-2'-O)-methyltransferase RlmB, with protein sequence MNQEKKDDFIFGLRPVLEALEAGKTIDKIFVQNALQGEIYIELKQLLSKHNIRPNYVPVEKLNRFTRKNHQGVVAFISDVPFHKIEDVLPQLFEEGKTPFILVLDRLTDVRNFGAICRTAECVGVHAVVIPEKGAAPINSDAIKTSAGAIYNIKICKEKNLAHTVDFLQQSGVSVFAATEKAQKLIYDVDFKEPCAIVMGNEETGISKEVLHHADEKIKLPIEGKTQSLNVSVACGAILYEAVRQKTVVG encoded by the coding sequence ATGAATCAAGAGAAAAAAGACGATTTCATCTTCGGTCTTAGACCCGTTTTAGAAGCCTTAGAAGCAGGAAAAACTATTGACAAAATTTTTGTTCAAAATGCTTTGCAAGGCGAAATCTATATAGAACTCAAACAACTTTTATCAAAACATAACATTCGCCCAAACTACGTTCCTGTAGAAAAACTGAATCGTTTTACGAGAAAAAACCATCAAGGTGTAGTTGCATTCATATCTGATGTTCCTTTTCATAAAATCGAAGATGTTTTACCGCAACTTTTCGAGGAAGGAAAAACGCCTTTTATCCTGGTTCTTGACCGTTTGACCGATGTGAGAAACTTCGGTGCAATCTGCAGAACTGCCGAATGTGTGGGCGTTCACGCCGTTGTAATTCCGGAAAAAGGAGCTGCACCGATTAATTCTGATGCTATTAAAACATCGGCAGGAGCAATTTACAATATCAAAATCTGCAAAGAAAAAAATCTGGCTCATACTGTTGATTTTCTGCAACAAAGCGGTGTTTCCGTTTTTGCGGCGACAGAAAAGGCGCAGAAATTGATTTATGACGTCGATTTTAAAGAACCTTGCGCCATCGTAATGGGAAATGAAGAAACCGGAATTTCTAAAGAAGTACTTCATCACGCAGATGAAAAAATTAAACTTCCGATAGAAGGTAAAACACAGTCTCTGAATGTCTCTGTAGCGTGTGGTGCTATTCTTTATGAAGCTGTGAGACAAAAAACAGTTGTTGGTTGA